Genomic segment of Gloeocapsa sp. PCC 7428:
GACAGTGGAAGTAAACGGTATAGATAGATGGCAAATTTACCAACGACTACAAGAGCTTGCAATTCCTTGTTGGTGTGTCACAAATCAACCATTACGAGTTCGCGTTGTTGATGTCACTACCGCAATTCAACTTTGGAGTGTATCAAGACAATTCAAAATGTCCCGTCATGATTTAGTCTGCTGGTTAGAGCGCTGCTGGGAACAGGATTTTTAAGACAATTTAAATATAAGGTAAATAGACATGGGTAAATTCAAAAGCAAAAAAGTATCAGATTTTACGTTAGAAGGGCGCTTTTTGAATTTTATTTTAGAAGATGGCTACAAGCTTAAATATCTACGTATAGCTAGTGCAGATGGTGAATACTGGATTAAACCTTGCAAAGAGCTACGACAGCAAGAGTTGCAATTAATACCAGGCGATTGGGTACAAGTACTAGGCGAACGCAAGCTCGACTTAAAAACGGGCAAACTCAAACTTAAAGCTGCACAAGTTACGCGCACAACGCCTCACGCGCCAGAGAATGTGACTTCAAAAGTAGCACCAAGTAAAAAGAAAGCAAGTATCTTGGTTTGTCAAAAGTCTAGCTGTATGAAGCGGGGCGGAACAGCAGTTTGTCAAGCATTACAAGCAACTTTAAGCGATCGCGGTTTAGAAGAAGAAGTCGCTATCAAAGGCACAGGCTGTCTCAAGCAATGCAAAGCTGGTCCCAATATAGTTATGCCCGATAAAACCCGTTACAGCCGCATTCAAGCCGCAGAAATTCCCCAAGTTATTGACAAACACTTTGCAACTGTGAGCGATGCTCCAAAAGCAGAGCCAGAAACAGTTTCAGTAAATGCAACAGAAGTTTTAGTCTCTACCAATTGAGAAAGTATCACAAGTAATTGAGAACAGAATAATTCAAATAAATTTTCAGTTTAATTTCATCTTTAATTTTGTGTGGGTGACGCGATCGCTGGTCATCCGCAATATTATCGTGCTTCATCAGGCTTAGCTTCTTAGGCTGCAACCGTGCGATCGCAGCGTTATGAAAGCGATCGTCTAACACCGCATGAATAGCAAATTGCCGAATTGGTTGCTTTGGGGCGAACCAATGTAGAGATTGGTAAGGTGAAAATTCCGTTAAGCAAGCTTTAAAGCGAACATTTCGTAAGCTTGAAGTTTCGTCGCGCGCAGATAGTTGCACAGGTTTTTGCGAAAAATAGCAGAGGTCACAGATCAGTTGACAGTGAAGAGAGTGTGGGAAGGCTTTGTCAACTATCAACTTAGCGTGTTCGATCGACTGCTATAAATCAATGATGCAGGATTAAATTTTACAAAGTAGTCCACGAAGGTGGACTTTGTTATCAAGCAGCGAATTGATTCGTACTCGCTTACCAACCGACAACAAGTATCCAAATCATTGCGGTTAATGCGATCGCGCCTAAATGTTGCGGTAATAAAAGACGTAACGGCTGACGAGTAATTTTATGCGTCAAGAATATCGTTAACAGTACAGAAAAAATTAAAGTGACACCTTGTAAAAAAGCCGTGACAGCAGGATGTGCTATCACAATCGGCATTCCTTGACCGCTATAGCCAAAAGTTGCTAACGTTACTGGAACAATTCTGCCAGCCTCTCCCAAACCTAAACGCAAGTAGTGTGCCAAATTTCCGCCTAATACAAGCGGTAAATAACCGTAAGCTATTTCTAGAAACGGTTTAGGCTTAGGAACAGAAGCTTTTTTGATAGAATTGCTGAACAAGTAGAATAGCTGCATGACACCGTATACGAACAGCGCAACACTTGCCGGAATTACTAAGGCAACTAACGACACTCCCAAATGTGGTAAAAACTGCGTTAAATCTAAATGCCAACCTAGAGTCGCTTGCAACTCTGGTAAACGATGCAAAAAGACTCCACCAAATAGCAAAAACAACAACGCCACTTCATAAGAACGGGGTACGTGCGTTGTCCATAATTCAATTCCAGGGGGACGCAAGTTGACTTCAACTGAACGATGCGGACAAGCTTTCAAACACGTCATGCACAAAACACAATCGCGGTTATCTTCAAGCTGTGCAGGGTGCGAGTACAAAGGACATCCATCCGTTTCCATCCCTTCACCCTTTTGCGGACCACCTTTGTAACATTGATACGTCGTACATTCTGCCGAACAAGTTCCCTGTTGCGCGCGCAATTCAATCATCGATAATTTCGCAAATAGCCCATTCATGCCGCCAATAGGACAGAGGTAGCGACACCAAAATCGGCGCTCAAAAATTGCCGAGAAAATCATCGCCCCAGCGGTAATTAATAACAGCAAGCAACTAGAAAGATAAGCCGTATCTTCTAAATTCCAAAGTTCTTCCCACAAGAAAATTAAGGTAAATAAGCCAAATAAAAACCATCCACCCCATTTTTCAGCTTGATGTCGCGGCCAAGACTTTAATTGTCGCGGAAATAGCCACAGAGAAAGCTTTTGTGTCACTTCTCCGTAAATCATAAACGGACAAAATGCACACCAAATTCGTCCGAGAAACGGAAATCCGAGTAAAATTAAAGGCCACCACCACGCCCAAAACATATTTAAGGCAAAGTTCTCGCTACGATGTTGCGGACCTACAAACAGGACAACAACAACAACAGCAAAAAACCACAAAGTGAAGCCATAATTAATTCGGTCTGGATACCAAGGACTGCGCAAAAATCGCCGCAATCCAGGATACATATTAAGTAGATTGACGCGGAATTGTTTTTTCTTCGTTTGGGCTGACCAAAAGATTTCTTCAGTAAGTTCTAATCCTCCTGCGGATTGAACAATAGCTCTTTCTACAAGGCTTTGCAGTTCTCGCAAATTACCAGGAAAATCGTAGGATTGTAGACGACGCAATGCTTCTGGAGTAATTTTTGGTTTGGCAATGCCCTGGCTGCGACTGTAGAGACTAATGTAATACTCAGCTTGGGCTTTAATATCAGCTTTGCGTACGCGTAGCGGAGGAACTTTGATAATTTGACCAGCACAGCGCTCAATTGTAGACTGAGTTCTTTCAGAAATCATCAAAATACGAGCGCGAGAAATTCGAGGTGTAGGAGTTGGTTCTCCTGGACGACTTACTGGAGTGTACGTACCCGTTTTAAGTAACTGTACTAATGCGGGAACTAATTCCGCAGGAAGATCTTGAATATTGTTGAGAACAAGCGTGCCATCTCCTAACCATTCGAGCAATCCGACCTTACCACTCGCGCGACCAAACAAATCTGCACCGCTCGATTGCAGAATACTACAGTTAAGTTTGATAATAGGTTGGCGGCGCTGCGGAGAACCGAAGTGAATCAAAGCCGCAATATTGTCTTTCTCTAATCCTGGTTCGCCAAAAATCAACACTGAATCGCGCTTCATACTAGCTTCGCGGATTGCTGCACGCAATCGGACTGCATAACGACTTGTCCCCACAATTCCGCGTTGAGCTTTAGTTACTAAGTAGGGGCGTAGCGCTTGAGAACGTTCTTGTTCGTAAGAGAGTGCTGAGGTAAGTTGTGCGACTTCTTGAATGAGTTGACGCGAGAAAACCTGTGCGATTTCAGGGTGTTGCGTCACAATTTGTTTGAATTGCGCTGCTGGAATCACCCAAAACTGACTTTCACCAAGCGTTTTAATCGTCCGCTGTGCAGGTTGGTCTAACAAAAGTTCCTGGAGATGAACAACAGTTCCAGGAAGAAAACTACACGCTGCTGCTATGCTGTTTTGATGAGTTCGATAACTTTCTAGTTTGCCCTGTTTAAGAATATAAAGTGCTTCTGGAGGCGTATCTTCTGTAACGAGAAGATAATTTTCTGGCAAGGTTTTTTCTTCAAGAACTTGCGCGATCGCTTCTAATACTTCACCCGAAAGAATTCCTAAAGCCGTTCGTTCTTGTAACCATATCACAGTGTTTGGAGATGTCATGAGCGCTTCTCCGATAATGCGGCTTGCCTATGTATTATGAACTAACTACAGGCGATCGCGCCGTCAAACATTACGCATTCCAAATGTACATCAAGCTCAACGAGAAACTACTAGCGTCGTTGTGTTATCGAGCAAAATAGTTTGCAGTGACAAGAACAATATGAAACAGCATATGAGCAATCATTGCCGCTTCCAGACCTTGATGCCAGTAGAGATAGCCCGCTATTAAACCAAAAACTGAATTACCGACAATTATATAAGCAATCACTAAAGTAGTCACTTGTGTTCCTAGTGCAAAGACAAGCGGTAAATGACCTAAGCCAAATAGGAAAGCGGAAAGAGCGATCGCTGCTACAAAGTAAAATGTCGATGGTTCACCTTGCCCTTTTGCAAAAATGCGCCAACCTATCCATACAAAAAGCGTCATCATTCCCCATCTCAGTAATAACTCTTCGGTAATACCGCCATATAGAATGCGAGTTAAAAAAGAGGTATTGTTTGAGAACGCTTCACCTTTGAGAACAAAATCTAAGGGTAAAAAAGGTTTGGCAAAGAACTCGATAGTAATCAGTACGATACTCCCTAGCAAACCACCAATAATTCCTGGAATCACTTGAGGCTGAATAGCCCTGCGAAGCGAGGTTCCATAGGCTACTGCTTCGGCTAAAGGTGCTGACAATCGAACCTTATGAGCGAGAGCAACACCAATCGATACGGCGATAGCTAAAAGAATAGTTGGCTGAATCAAGGAAAGTAATTTGATACCCCAAAGAGGCAATTGCAGTTCTTCATCTTCAGGAATGGGTAAGTTCATCCCCAAAATAGAAATAACACCTGTCATACCTGTTAGCCATAAAATTGCAAACAGCTTCATTGACATTGTATTTTTACCGAATTACAGCCCAATTTTACGTTAAAAGCCAGTGCATTAATTTCATAGCTATGACGACAGCAGATATACCCAATCTTTGGGTTCCTTTATTCCTCCTAAGTTTAATCGTCGGTGCAGCAATTTTCTTTAGCCGAGTTAAGTAAAAGACAGAACCACCACAGCCGCATACTCAAGCTAACTGTGGCAGAGTCAAGAATTACGATCGCACCTTAGCCGTCAC
This window contains:
- a CDS encoding Asr1405/Asl0597 family protein, whose product is MEEVVLTSGASLNVGETVEVNGIDRWQIYQRLQELAIPCWCVTNQPLRVRVVDVTTAIQLWSVSRQFKMSRHDLVCWLERCWEQDF
- a CDS encoding ferredoxin, translating into MGKFKSKKVSDFTLEGRFLNFILEDGYKLKYLRIASADGEYWIKPCKELRQQELQLIPGDWVQVLGERKLDLKTGKLKLKAAQVTRTTPHAPENVTSKVAPSKKKASILVCQKSSCMKRGGTAVCQALQATLSDRGLEEEVAIKGTGCLKQCKAGPNIVMPDKTRYSRIQAAEIPQVIDKHFATVSDAPKAEPETVSVNATEVLVSTN
- a CDS encoding sigma 54-interacting transcriptional regulator; the encoded protein is MTSPNTVIWLQERTALGILSGEVLEAIAQVLEEKTLPENYLLVTEDTPPEALYILKQGKLESYRTHQNSIAAACSFLPGTVVHLQELLLDQPAQRTIKTLGESQFWVIPAAQFKQIVTQHPEIAQVFSRQLIQEVAQLTSALSYEQERSQALRPYLVTKAQRGIVGTSRYAVRLRAAIREASMKRDSVLIFGEPGLEKDNIAALIHFGSPQRRQPIIKLNCSILQSSGADLFGRASGKVGLLEWLGDGTLVLNNIQDLPAELVPALVQLLKTGTYTPVSRPGEPTPTPRISRARILMISERTQSTIERCAGQIIKVPPLRVRKADIKAQAEYYISLYSRSQGIAKPKITPEALRRLQSYDFPGNLRELQSLVERAIVQSAGGLELTEEIFWSAQTKKKQFRVNLLNMYPGLRRFLRSPWYPDRINYGFTLWFFAVVVVVLFVGPQHRSENFALNMFWAWWWPLILLGFPFLGRIWCAFCPFMIYGEVTQKLSLWLFPRQLKSWPRHQAEKWGGWFLFGLFTLIFLWEELWNLEDTAYLSSCLLLLITAGAMIFSAIFERRFWCRYLCPIGGMNGLFAKLSMIELRAQQGTCSAECTTYQCYKGGPQKGEGMETDGCPLYSHPAQLEDNRDCVLCMTCLKACPHRSVEVNLRPPGIELWTTHVPRSYEVALLFLLFGGVFLHRLPELQATLGWHLDLTQFLPHLGVSLVALVIPASVALFVYGVMQLFYLFSNSIKKASVPKPKPFLEIAYGYLPLVLGGNLAHYLRLGLGEAGRIVPVTLATFGYSGQGMPIVIAHPAVTAFLQGVTLIFSVLLTIFLTHKITRQPLRLLLPQHLGAIALTAMIWILVVGW
- a CDS encoding CPBP family intramembrane glutamic endopeptidase; its protein translation is MTGVISILGMNLPIPEDEELQLPLWGIKLLSLIQPTILLAIAVSIGVALAHKVRLSAPLAEAVAYGTSLRRAIQPQVIPGIIGGLLGSIVLITIEFFAKPFLPLDFVLKGEAFSNNTSFLTRILYGGITEELLLRWGMMTLFVWIGWRIFAKGQGEPSTFYFVAAIALSAFLFGLGHLPLVFALGTQVTTLVIAYIIVGNSVFGLIAGYLYWHQGLEAAMIAHMLFHIVLVTANYFAR